In the genome of Longimicrobium sp., the window CCCAGCCGGCTGAAGAGGATGCGCAGCATGGCATTGGCATCCGTCACCGTGCCGACGGTGGAGCGGGGATTGGCGCCGATCCGCTCCTGGTCCACGATGATGGCCGTCGTCAGCCCGTCGAGCAGGTCCACCTCCGGCCGCGCCAGCGTGGGCATGAAGCCCTGCACGAAGGCGCTGTACGTTTCGTTGATCATCCGCTGCGATTCGGCGGCGATCGTCCCGAAGACGAGCGAGCTCTTCCCCGAGCCGGAAACGCCGGTGAACACCGTCAGCCGCCGCTTGGGGATCTGGACGCTGACGTCCTTGAGGTTGTTCTCGCGCGCGCCCTGCACGCGGATCAGGTCGTGGCTGTCCGCGGGATGCTGGTCGATAGCCATCGTCAGAATCGTATCAGCGAGAGTGGAGGGTGCGGCGCGCGGTGCGCCAGCGCGTGGCGTAGGGCAGGGCGAAAAGGTACAACCCGCTGAACAGGAGCAGGAAGAGCGGCGGAAGCGGCGCGTAGGTGATCCACGCCGGCGGCGTGCCGCCATCCGCCCGCGCCAGGGCGACGAAGTTGGCGATCACGGCTGCGGTAAAGGCGATCGACAACCACCGGTGGCCCTGCCGAATCCACTTGTTCATCGCGTCATCCTCCGTCCGAAGGGTTACGGGATCCCGTCCAGCAGCTCGCCCAGCCTGCCCGTCATCATCTTCCATCCGTACCGCGCGCCGCCGAACTCCTGCTTCTGGTCGGGTCGGAAGCCCGACTGCACGATGGACAGCCGCGTCCCCGATTCCGTGGGGGTGATGCGAAAGGTGACGACGGTGTCCAGAAAGGGGACGGTCCACGTGTAGCTGAGCGTGCGATGCTCGTCAATTTCGAGCATCCGGCAGTCCACGGTGCCGTCCCACCCGGGGTACGCCTGCGGCGCCTTCAGCGTGAACTCCGCCCCGGGCTGCAGGGTGAACCCGATGGCGGGGAGCAGCCACTCCCTGAGCAGCTCCGGCTCGGTGAGCGCCCGCCACACCTTTTCCGGCGGATGCCGCAGGTCCACCTCGAACGCAATGGTCTCGCGCTGTTCGGGCGCGGTGATGTCGGC includes:
- a CDS encoding SRPBCC domain-containing protein, with the translated sequence MKFADITAPEQRETIAFEVDLRHPPEKVWRALTEPELLREWLLPAIGFTLQPGAEFTLKAPQAYPGWDGTVDCRMLEIDEHRTLSYTWTVPFLDTVVTFRITPTESGTRLSIVQSGFRPDQKQEFGGARYGWKMMTGRLGELLDGIP